Within the Verrucomicrobiota bacterium genome, the region CGCCGCTCCTGGCTGGCACCGCACACGCGTGATGTTGTGAACCTCAAGCCCGGTCTCAATCGAGGTCTCCGATTTCGCGGGATCGATGTCGAAATACCGGTCTAGACAGAAATCGCCGACAATGCCCAAAGTCAATTGGGGATAGCGTCCGGTGATTTCCTGGAGCCGCTGCGGGGTCATGAGGAACCGCGAGCCAGCCGGCTGAAAAGTTGATGCAAAAAGAGCACGTTGTCGCACTGGACGTAGTGCATGCGTCCGCCCATGCGTGAAAAACTCTTGCAGAATCGCAAATAATACGCGGCGTTCTCCCGCGGTGGCTCGCCTTGCGTCCAATCCCACTGACCACCGTCCTGAAGGTCCACCACGTAAATCGAGAAATCGGCCAGGACGGGCAAACCGGCCTGTAAACGCAAGTTGTTCACGCAGCTCAACGATTTCTCGAAAACTTGGGGACCCATGATGGCGGATCCGATGGAAAGCACCACGCCCCCGTCAAGCTGGGCGACGCTGCCTCCGAACAATGCGAAATCGAGTCCCGCCGCCCGCCCCAGCGCCCCGCCGTTGAACATCGGATGATTCGAGATGATGTCGTATCCGATGCCCGGGTGAACGGAGAAAGCCACCTGATGCCGGAAGGCCTGGGCCAGCACCGACGTCTGCCGCCAGGGATGCACCACGATGTGGCGGCCCTCCGCCAGCTGGTGCGTATTCATCGCCACCAGCAATTCCGCTCGCGACGGCGAAAGGGGATGATCCGGCTCCCGCCGCAGCGCCTCTTCCAATTCTTTCCGCGAGGGCAGGGTCACGCCATCCTCCATGATATGCCTCCCGAGCGAACGTCCATAGCCGTCTCCTTGAATCGCCCCCGCCAGGAGCGCGAGGTGAATGTTCCTCCCGGTCTCATTCCAGGTGCCAAAGGAACCCGTCGCCACATTGTCCCGCACGCTCTCCGTGCTGCGTCCGAGATAGGCGAATTCCCAATCGTGAATCGTCCCGGCGCCGTTGGTCGCCAAATGGGAAAGCCAGCCTCGATCCATCAACTGGTTCAACAACAACTGGCCGCCGTTCTTCACCAGATGAGCGCCATAGATCAGCATGATCGAGGCCCCCCGACGGCGGGCCGCGGCCATCTCGGCCGCGCACCGGTCCACATGAGGTTCCACACCGGCGGGGCAGGGGGCCGGATCGTTGGACGGTTCCACCAGGACTTCTTCCACCCGGCTCAAACTGCGCCGCTCGCCGAGCGGATAGACCTTGACCTTGGACAGATCGAGAGGCTGGACGGGCATGGGAATCAATCGAGAAGAGCCTTCAACAACACCACCATATCCCGGTAGTCGGGAATGGCCAGATCCGCTCCGACCCCCATCAACCGTCGCCTTTTCCATTCATCCATGTTGCCGGAACCATTGTTCGCCTCGTCACTGGCCACGGCCACCGCGAATCCCCCCGCTTCCTTGGTATTCTGGATTTCGACGTATCCATCCCCGAACGAGAGCAACTGCTCTCCGGGGATCGCATGGTCGGCGATGATCTTGTCGATGATCATCTTCTTCGAAAATGATTTGTAGTCGTCTTTCGCGCCATGAATGCGGCCCTGGAAATAACGGCTGACCTGGAGGATCTCCGCCTCCTGCTTCACGTACTGCTCGTCGGTTCCGCTAGCCAGGTAAAGGGTCAAACCTCTCCTCGCCAGATCGTCCAGCAGCGCCCTCGACCGATGAACCAGAAAGTCATCCGGACTCGCCCGACCGCCGCGCAGCGACTTGATCCGGTCCCGAATACGAAAATCCAGGCGCCGCAAGTACTCGTGTTTGTATTCCAGGGGTTCGAGCGGCGATCCGCCTCTTTCCTTGACCCGCTCGGCAAACTGCATCATCTGGTAAATGGTCTGCTTGCCGTTCAACTTCATGATGTCGTCGAAGAGCATTTGCCGGACAGCCTCCTCGTTCTCGCCCGCCCGGCGCGGCAACATCTCCATGAACATCGGCACCATCACCTCGGGCCATCCCTGCCGGATCAAGGACAGGGTTCCGTCGAAGTCGAACAACACATGCGTGATTCGGGCGGGTTTGCGGCACGTCGGCGCCACTTCAATGCGCCCGGTGAGCGGAAGATTCAAAAACATTGAGGCCTGAGATACGAGGGCCGCTCCGGGAAGTCAAACTCCGCGAACGGGGTGACCGTCCCGCCGGTGCATCCGCAAGTGGTCGGGGCGCGCCGTTCCCGGCGCTTCCGCTCGTGCCCATCGGCCGCGGCGATCTCCTCCCGCTCCATGGCCCGCCCTGGGTGGATGCCTTCGCCCTGGTCGCACCCTTGCCCGTTGCAGCGGCCATGCCCCTTTGAAGACACGCCCTGAAGCAGCGTGAACGCCGCGCCCCGGCGGTCACTCCCGCAGGCTGGCCTTCTCCGCGGATGGGAAGTCCGGGGGCACCTTCTGAGTGACCTTGCCCTGCGCCGCCCACTCGACTCCGCGTTGCAAAGTCACAATAAATCCAACGCAACGCTGCGAGGTCAGATCCGAGCCATTGTTGTGTCCCAACGCCGTGTGGAAGACGCGTCCGGCTCCAAAAGCGATCGTCATCAGCAGCGGCTCATGCTCGCCTGATCCGTTGGTTTCCCGGGTGGAAAGTGCGCTGGCCAGCACCGTCACATGCTTGGCCGGACCTCGCAGGCGATCATACAACTCGTCCTTGGCGTGCATCCAGCGCGACGGCAAACCCTTCATGATGGGATGTTCCGTGTCCCGCGTGTCCAGGACGAATCCGTGCTGCGATCCATGGCTGCCGCCGCGCCCCGGACTCGGATCCGGCACGAATCTTCCGTTGCGAAAGCGCAAATAAGGTCCCCATTTTTCGTTGCGATCGCCCCAGCCGCCCAGCCCGATCATTTCGTTGTACTCCGGCCACTCGGGAAACGCGTTGTTGGCCGCATGCACGGACACGAAGCCCCCGCCTTCGCGGACGAATCGGACCAAGGCTTCCCGGGTTTCCTTCGACCACGGTTCGCCGTTGTAATTCGAGAGGATGACGCGATAACGCCCGAAGGCTGGTTTGAACGCGGACATGTCGCCCCCCTTGGCGGGCGAGGTGGCGACCTCGACCTTGAACAAACCCGTTTGCTCGAGGACCTTCTGCAGATGCGGCGTGGTGGATTTCCAATCGTGATTGTTTTGGCCATCCACGATGAGAACCGGGATGGACGCCGCGTGGATGAAGCCCGCCAGGAACAGCATCGCAGCAAGGACGGATCGCAAGGAAAAGGTGATCATGGAGTGAGGATGAGCCACGGACTGAAGAAAACAATGCCTGATTCACCTTGTCAGAGTGGAGGGAGACGGAGGGATGGAGCGAGTCGGCCCCCTCGGTCGCCTCGAGGCCGGCCCTGAGAAGATCGCCTTCACCTGCCACGCATGGAGGGGGATGGTCTCGCGCCGAGATGCGGAGACGCTCAAAAAACCGGCGAATCCTCCACCGACCTCGCATCGGCCGGATACCCATTCTCCGTGGCCAGGCTGCCCTCGGCGAACGATTCGCC harbors:
- a CDS encoding HAD family hydrolase → MFLNLPLTGRIEVAPTCRKPARITHVLFDFDGTLSLIRQGWPEVMVPMFMEMLPRRAGENEEAVRQMLFDDIMKLNGKQTIYQMMQFAERVKERGGSPLEPLEYKHEYLRRLDFRIRDRIKSLRGGRASPDDFLVHRSRALLDDLARRGLTLYLASGTDEQYVKQEAEILQVSRYFQGRIHGAKDDYKSFSKKMIIDKIIADHAIPGEQLLSFGDGYVEIQNTKEAGGFAVAVASDEANNGSGNMDEWKRRRLMGVGADLAIPDYRDMVVLLKALLD
- a CDS encoding ThuA domain-containing protein, whose protein sequence is MITFSLRSVLAAMLFLAGFIHAASIPVLIVDGQNNHDWKSTTPHLQKVLEQTGLFKVEVATSPAKGGDMSAFKPAFGRYRVILSNYNGEPWSKETREALVRFVREGGGFVSVHAANNAFPEWPEYNEMIGLGGWGDRNEKWGPYLRFRNGRFVPDPSPGRGGSHGSQHGFVLDTRDTEHPIMKGLPSRWMHAKDELYDRLRGPAKHVTVLASALSTRETNGSGEHEPLLMTIAFGAGRVFHTALGHNNGSDLTSQRCVGFIVTLQRGVEWAAQGKVTQKVPPDFPSAEKASLRE